One window of the Gigantopelta aegis isolate Gae_Host unplaced genomic scaffold, Gae_host_genome ctg5528_pilon_pilon:::debris, whole genome shotgun sequence genome contains the following:
- the LOC121366389 gene encoding uncharacterized protein LOC121366389, protein MAVCKPRETVEVDKDHLCCCICTNLLTVPKMLGCGHTFCRQCLQNYIEHQKEAVQLCGFDCPLCKQFTTIPNPVAGWADQFTTDFRIQAIIGNPPDPANSRDIAEDSTSLKMRNAAAEKQKFTLKNTVRIKANGDQHKPKLTDVIVLYQEGGEVIVICDNANVCVKAFYFDSHKDMELTSKLIITETNYHPHKVAKINETQIAVSCFQSTKIFIINVNNGLSIHTTIDTGVLNRSIAVVRNQTKSSPDIRLVIGYDRGMSIINMSGVVIKTMDVDICGETYIQQPWYLAVTPANNIIVSDKENCLLCISQKREVLWKYPTQNPMGVDCDTQGNIYLATGSENKVVLLSPNGVFLKDILINNDNIEEPYRVFFDHVKERLYIAEHRGLIKVFGLEG, encoded by the exons CGGTCACACGTTCTGCAGACAGTGTCTTCAGAACTACATAGAGCACCAGAAGGAGGCCGTACAGCTATGCGGCTTCGACTGTCCTCTGTGTAAACAGTTTACTACAATACCAAACCCAGTTGCTGGATGGGCAGACCAGTTTACGACAGACTTCCGGATTCAAGCCATCATTGGCAATCCGCCTGACCCTGCTAACAGTCGTG ATATTGCAGAAGATTCAACCAGTTTAAAAATGAGAAATGCTGCAGCAGAGAAACAAAAGTTCACCCTAAAGAATACTGTTAGAATTAAGGCTAATGGAGATCAACATAAACCAAAGTTAACCGATGTAATTGTCCTGTACCAGGAAGGCGGAGAGGTCATCGTTATTTGTGATAACGCAAATGTATGTGTGAAGGCATTCTACTTCGATTCACATAAAGATATGGAGTTAACTAGTAAACTAATTATTACTGAAACTAATTACCATCCTCATAAAGTAGCAAAAATAAACGAAACCCAAATTGCTGTTTCCTGTTTTCAAagcacaaaaatatttattataaacgtTAATAATGGTCTCAGTATCCACACGACAATAGACACTGGGGTGTTGAATCGAAGTATTGCAGTTGTCAGAAATCAAACCAAGTCTTCACCCGACATTCGACTGGTAATAGGCTATGACAGAGGaatgtcgattattaatatGAGCGGGGTTGTCATCAAAACGATGGATGTAGATATTTGTGGtgaaacatacatacaacaaCCATGGTACCTAGCAGTAACACCTGctaataatataattgtttcAGACAAAGAAAATTGTCTGCTTTGTATATCGCAGAAAAGGGAGGTATTGTGGAAATACCCAACACAAAATCCAATGGGCGTGGACTGTGATACACAAGGAAACATATACCTTGCAACAGGCAGTGAAAACAAGGTGGTTCTCCTGTCACCCAATGGAGTTTTCCTCAAAGACATACTGATAAATAATGACAACATAGAAGAACCATATAGAGTTTTCTTCGACCACGTGAAAGAACGATTATACATAGCAGAACACAGAGGTTTGATAAAGGTGTTTGGACTTGAGGGATAA